A single Methylobacterium sp. 17Sr1-1 DNA region contains:
- a CDS encoding lipopolysaccharide biosynthesis protein — MRRVSTLFADLPARLSRRLGGPALLSLLDQGAVSGFGFVAGIAAARLIDMEGFGRFALVLIVAGFAQGLHNALVTAPLMTLAGSVRDPARYAAAVGAGALVLAAALALGVAGALALYFAARGEAVPVDLVTAAGALTLAQNLQLTARRLLFAYGGGLKALAMDLARAASFPLAVAGLWAAGVPLDAARLVELLALTAVLTTLPTLLGRAADPGRRRLATATLRHWQMARWLLPVVLVTFGQEQLVWILAGGVLGDEALGGLRAAQYLVGLVLLTLAATENVVPTGAGRAYDTGGEAALRAYLLGVTRRLGIPVLCLLALVAVPAELWLGLVFGEAYAPYAPALRWLALGVVFIFLRDMAAQIFRARRRTDVIFRAFAISLVVSLALIQPLLTRYGATGAAAAVSLAHGASLLALLAALGRAPVPKAPTTPAESPRC, encoded by the coding sequence GTGAGGAGGGTCTCCACGCTCTTCGCCGATCTTCCTGCGCGGCTCTCCAGGCGTCTCGGCGGACCGGCCCTGCTCTCGCTCCTCGACCAGGGAGCGGTGAGCGGCTTCGGCTTCGTCGCCGGGATCGCGGCGGCCCGCCTGATCGACATGGAGGGGTTCGGGCGCTTCGCCCTCGTGCTCATCGTGGCGGGCTTCGCGCAGGGGCTGCACAACGCGCTCGTCACCGCGCCGCTGATGACGCTCGCCGGCTCGGTGCGCGACCCGGCCCGCTACGCCGCGGCCGTCGGCGCCGGTGCCCTGGTGCTGGCGGCTGCCCTGGCCCTCGGGGTCGCGGGGGCGCTCGCCCTGTATTTCGCCGCCCGCGGCGAGGCGGTCCCGGTCGATCTCGTCACCGCGGCCGGCGCGCTGACCCTGGCGCAGAACCTCCAGCTGACGGCCCGCCGCCTGCTCTTCGCCTATGGCGGGGGGCTGAAGGCGCTCGCCATGGACCTCGCCCGGGCGGCGTCGTTCCCGCTCGCGGTCGCGGGGCTCTGGGCGGCCGGCGTGCCCCTCGACGCGGCGCGGCTCGTCGAATTGCTGGCGCTGACGGCCGTCCTGACCACGCTGCCGACGCTCCTCGGCCGGGCCGCCGATCCCGGGCGCCGGCGCCTCGCCACCGCCACCCTGCGCCACTGGCAGATGGCGCGCTGGCTCCTGCCGGTCGTGCTCGTCACCTTCGGGCAGGAGCAGCTGGTCTGGATCCTTGCCGGCGGCGTCCTCGGCGACGAGGCCCTGGGCGGCCTGCGGGCGGCGCAGTACCTCGTCGGCCTCGTGCTCCTGACGCTCGCCGCGACCGAGAACGTGGTGCCGACGGGCGCCGGTCGGGCCTACGACACCGGCGGCGAGGCGGCGCTCCGGGCCTATCTCCTCGGCGTCACCCGCCGCCTCGGAATCCCGGTCTTGTGCCTCCTCGCCCTCGTCGCCGTGCCGGCGGAGCTCTGGCTCGGCCTCGTCTTCGGCGAGGCTTACGCGCCCTACGCGCCGGCCCTGCGCTGGCTGGCGCTCGGCGTCGTGTTCATCTTCCTGCGGGACATGGCGGCGCAGATCTTCCGGGCGCGGCGGCGCACCGACGTGATCTTCCGGGCCTTCGCGATCAGCCTCGTGGTGTCGCTCGCGCTGATCCAGCCGCTCTTGACCCGCTACGGCGCGACGGGAGCGGCCGCCGCGGTGTCGCTCGCCCACGGTGCCTCGCTCCTCGCCCTCCTGGCGGCCCTCGGCCGCGCCCCGGTCCCGAAAGCCCCGACCACACCGGCGGAGAGCCCGCGATGCTGA
- a CDS encoding O-antigen ligase family protein — MLNALIAVGAATWFTVAYPVLRRRLETHPPSGGAPLFWPLALLVVFAFMPLVFTVPREDGNAVLEQGLTASNVVTIVLTGLTAFYLVVKVAADRRVLLLPFAMPYLPFTMMIGVNGVSAAWSIVPTYTLYRTAELAVFTLACILIFDRPDIRRRLADILAIVTLAWLVAVTPEILQSLASGIVFSSAKNNMMPLVCALLGFAVAFGPPNRRRGRYLVLAAAGFVIAGSAASTGALIAVGPGLMIASRRPGLRVAGIVLALVSLVLFLFLMVGLSSFPALLDLLSVVLQKPKVELANATGRGQFWPTFIAATQDHLLGSGFSAADRFVQLLIPTTGLADELGRDAVFITSSHNMFLSAWAGTGIVGLCFAVLTLVEPVRFAARADRGTRRLVACLILMLALNGMTTPGLFQDWNVNVLAYVAVLACARAARREAEAPEIAGPAVVSLRETDRVWPAA, encoded by the coding sequence ATGCTGAACGCCCTCATCGCCGTCGGGGCCGCGACCTGGTTCACGGTCGCCTACCCGGTCCTGCGCCGCCGCCTCGAGACGCATCCGCCCTCCGGCGGCGCCCCCCTGTTCTGGCCGCTCGCCCTCCTGGTGGTGTTCGCCTTCATGCCGCTCGTCTTCACGGTGCCGCGCGAGGACGGCAACGCCGTGCTGGAGCAGGGGCTGACCGCCTCGAACGTCGTCACCATCGTGCTCACCGGGCTGACCGCCTTCTACCTCGTCGTGAAGGTGGCCGCCGACCGGCGCGTCCTGCTCCTGCCCTTCGCGATGCCCTACCTGCCGTTCACCATGATGATCGGCGTGAACGGGGTGAGCGCCGCCTGGTCGATCGTGCCGACCTACACGCTCTACCGCACCGCGGAGCTGGCGGTGTTCACGCTCGCCTGCATCCTGATCTTCGACCGGCCCGACATCCGGCGGCGGCTCGCCGACATCCTCGCCATCGTGACGCTGGCCTGGCTCGTCGCGGTGACGCCGGAGATCCTGCAGAGCCTGGCCTCGGGCATCGTGTTCTCCTCGGCCAAGAACAACATGATGCCGCTCGTCTGCGCGCTCCTCGGCTTCGCGGTCGCGTTCGGGCCGCCGAACCGGCGGCGGGGCCGCTACCTGGTGCTGGCGGCGGCGGGCTTCGTCATCGCGGGCTCGGCCGCCTCGACGGGGGCGCTGATCGCCGTCGGGCCGGGGCTGATGATCGCCTCGCGGCGCCCCGGCTTGCGCGTCGCCGGCATCGTCCTGGCGCTGGTCTCGCTGGTGCTGTTCCTGTTCCTGATGGTCGGCCTGTCGAGCTTTCCGGCACTCCTCGACCTCCTCTCGGTCGTCCTCCAGAAGCCCAAGGTCGAGCTCGCCAACGCCACCGGCCGCGGCCAGTTCTGGCCGACCTTCATCGCGGCGACGCAGGACCACCTGCTCGGCTCCGGCTTCTCGGCCGCCGACCGCTTCGTGCAGCTGCTGATCCCGACCACGGGCCTCGCCGACGAGCTCGGCCGCGACGCGGTGTTCATCACGAGCTCGCACAACATGTTCCTGAGCGCCTGGGCCGGCACCGGGATCGTCGGCCTGTGCTTCGCGGTCCTGACGCTCGTCGAGCCGGTCCGCTTCGCCGCCCGCGCCGACCGCGGCACCCGCCGCCTCGTCGCCTGCCTGATCCTGATGCTCGCCCTCAACGGAATGACGACCCCGGGGCTGTTCCAGGACTGGAACGTCAACGTGCTCGCCTACGTCGCGGTGCTGGCCTGCGCCCGGGCGGCGCGGCGCGAGGCCGAGGCGCCGGAGATCGCCGGCCCCGCCGTCGTGTCCCTGCGCGAGACGGACCGGGTCTGGCCCGCCGCTTGA
- a CDS encoding exopolysaccharide transport family protein produces MTMVENVRTGLLVGAAPRGEEGREPWFLDPREILRTVRLRWLTVLLPVALCLALAAAWTHLNPPQYAASTQILIDPRGLQVVKDGLTPPDQASDASLLLVDSQLRVLTSDDVLGRAVDRFDLVRDPEFQGRETLLGAIKGLIARFTGRTEPPAEPRLTALRILRDRVGARRLERSFVLELGVTSEDREKAARLARGIAETYLARDAATRSDTTRRAGEAIEGRLAELREALRQAEDKAQGFRTKRGLVGTRTQLVSEQQLTQLSEQLGAARARALEAGARLRQVEAVLAGGRSEAVNEIVQNPTISALRGQLAGVERLRADAEETLGKRHPSYMAAVVQEKALRAAIEAEIRRIAAASRNDFEAAQASARVLATTLERRKAEASKVGDDFVQLRELERQVEASRAVYEAFLVRARELQEQQRLDTSASRIISPASPPEKRIGPPTPVVFVAALVAGLGLGLVGSLGLELLAGRVRSRRRLEGHLGRTGLDALPRAPRAAARPAALRADFGSADFNSTCGDGPYEVALARLRHRLAAAEPGAKPLVVLVTAGDDRAGKSLLARSLALSALADRERVVLVDADPKGLLTRDLGAAAPRDLAGLLRARAPLGDALVTLPSGLRVLPRPSDLPRDLAGPLAEALLRSDADLVVVDLGLVGGDVVTERLIAEERIPVLLLAVSARRGRLAAVDRALKAIGANRRPRVVVTDAGLRE; encoded by the coding sequence ATGACCATGGTCGAGAATGTCCGGACCGGGCTGCTCGTCGGCGCGGCCCCGCGGGGGGAGGAGGGGCGGGAGCCCTGGTTCCTCGACCCGCGGGAGATCCTGCGCACCGTGCGCCTGCGCTGGCTCACGGTGCTGCTGCCGGTCGCGCTGTGCCTCGCGCTGGCTGCCGCCTGGACGCACCTGAACCCGCCGCAATACGCCGCCTCGACACAGATCCTGATCGATCCGCGCGGGCTGCAGGTGGTCAAGGACGGGCTGACCCCGCCGGACCAGGCGAGCGACGCCAGCCTCCTCCTCGTCGACAGCCAGCTCCGGGTGCTCACCTCCGACGACGTGCTCGGCCGCGCCGTCGACCGGTTCGACCTCGTCCGCGACCCCGAGTTCCAGGGCCGCGAGACCCTGCTCGGCGCGATCAAGGGCCTGATCGCGCGGTTCACCGGCCGGACCGAGCCGCCGGCCGAGCCCCGGCTGACGGCGCTGCGAATCCTGCGCGACCGGGTCGGCGCCCGGCGCCTGGAGCGCAGCTTCGTGCTGGAGCTCGGCGTCACCTCCGAGGACCGCGAGAAGGCGGCGCGGCTCGCCCGCGGCATCGCCGAGACCTATCTGGCCCGCGACGCGGCGACCCGCTCCGACACCACCCGCCGGGCCGGCGAAGCGATCGAGGGGCGGCTCGCCGAGCTGCGCGAGGCCCTGCGCCAGGCCGAGGACAAGGCTCAAGGATTCCGGACGAAGCGCGGCCTCGTCGGCACCCGCACGCAGCTGGTGAGCGAGCAGCAGCTGACCCAGCTCAGCGAGCAGCTCGGCGCCGCCCGGGCCAGGGCCCTTGAGGCCGGCGCCCGCCTGCGCCAGGTCGAGGCCGTGCTCGCCGGCGGGCGCTCCGAGGCGGTCAACGAGATCGTCCAGAACCCGACCATCTCGGCCCTGCGCGGGCAGCTCGCCGGCGTCGAACGCCTGCGCGCCGACGCCGAGGAGACCTTGGGGAAACGCCATCCGAGCTACATGGCGGCCGTGGTGCAGGAGAAGGCCCTGCGCGCGGCGATCGAGGCCGAGATCCGCCGCATCGCCGCGGCGAGCCGCAACGACTTCGAGGCCGCCCAGGCGAGCGCCCGGGTCCTCGCCACGACCCTGGAGCGGCGCAAGGCCGAGGCCTCGAAGGTCGGCGACGACTTCGTGCAGCTGCGCGAGCTGGAGCGCCAGGTCGAGGCGAGCCGGGCGGTCTACGAGGCCTTCCTGGTCCGGGCCCGGGAGCTGCAGGAGCAGCAGCGCCTCGACACCTCGGCCTCGCGGATCATCTCGCCGGCCTCGCCGCCGGAGAAGCGCATCGGCCCGCCGACGCCGGTGGTGTTCGTCGCCGCCCTCGTCGCCGGGCTCGGCCTCGGCCTCGTCGGCAGCCTCGGGCTCGAGCTGCTGGCCGGCCGCGTCCGCTCGCGCCGGCGCCTCGAGGGCCATCTCGGCCGCACCGGCCTCGACGCCCTGCCGCGGGCGCCCCGCGCGGCCGCCAGGCCCGCCGCCCTGCGGGCCGATTTCGGCAGCGCCGATTTCAATAGCACTTGCGGCGACGGCCCCTACGAGGTGGCGCTGGCGCGCCTGCGCCACCGCCTCGCCGCCGCCGAGCCGGGCGCGAAGCCCCTCGTCGTCCTCGTCACCGCGGGCGACGACCGGGCCGGCAAGTCGCTGCTCGCCCGCTCCCTCGCCCTCTCGGCGCTGGCCGACCGCGAGCGGGTGGTCCTGGTCGATGCCGATCCGAAGGGGCTGCTCACCCGCGACCTCGGCGCCGCGGCGCCCCGGGACCTCGCCGGCCTGTTGCGCGCCCGCGCCCCCCTGGGCGACGCCCTCGTGACCCTGCCCTCGGGCCTCCGGGTGCTGCCGCGCCCGTCCGACCTGCCGCGGGACCTCGCCGGGCCCCTCGCCGAGGCGCTCCTGCGCAGCGACGCCGACCTCGTCGTCGTCGATCTCGGCCTCGTCGGCGGCGACGTGGTGACCGAGCGCCTGATCGCCGAGGAGCGCATCCCGGTCCTGCTCCTCGCCGTCAGCGCCCGCCGCGGCCGCCTCGCCGCGGTCGACCGGGCGCTCAAGGCGATCGGGGCGAACCGCCGGCCGCGGGTGGTCGTGACGGATGCGGGCCTGCGGGAATAG
- a CDS encoding right-handed parallel beta-helix repeat-containing protein, with product MRTLLLLAALFLAVSPAVATPVEIPVAAEGTRPRPGGTATLVEALAEARRQRARDPRAAIAIALAPGTHRLAGPVRLRAQDGGSAGAPLVIRGPADGSARLVGSVRLAPVPLDPALAARLPAAARGKVRAYALPPALRQAPRIQAPIVLNGPPSPPAFEVFDDAGAMHPARWPAEGYAKAEDGDGSAFTLADLPPNALRDEPDLWAEGYWRWGWLFEALPVVRTARQGNGTRLTLDRTPYEGIRAGAPIRLVHLLAGLDRPGTWWRDRRSGTLLAWPRGGEAVEVSVAETLLAIEGASHLRIESLRLAMARGDLVGVRGGRDVTIADSVLSLAGGRGAVFTGAAESGILRCNLAGTGAEAVILTGGDRRTLTPGGLFLRDSRLTAYARREPTQHPAVALDGVGAEVAGNVIHDSPAYAVHIRGNDHRVTGNEIANLLAGATDTGAIYSGRDWTARGSVIAGNFLHDIRGGPDTEVKGVYLDDMASGFTVTGNLFLRVDQPVFLGGGRDNTVEGNVFVASSPAVHVDSRGQTWARDAVSNPQSELRAAYAAMPVESPVWRARYPRLPGLLYDRPAVATGNVIAGNLLALSDPPRFTDGGQAAEQDVARNRGPAKARVDLETLARTSSDPADFAGLAEGTGVRLPTIPSARMRRSSTAGAPFGH from the coding sequence ATGCGGACCCTGCTCCTCCTCGCAGCCCTCTTCCTCGCCGTGTCACCGGCCGTCGCGACCCCGGTCGAGATCCCGGTCGCGGCCGAGGGCACCCGGCCCCGGCCCGGCGGTACCGCCACCCTCGTCGAGGCTTTGGCCGAGGCGCGCCGCCAGCGCGCCCGCGACCCCCGCGCGGCGATCGCGATCGCGCTGGCGCCCGGCACGCACCGCCTCGCCGGCCCGGTACGGCTCCGAGCGCAGGATGGCGGCAGCGCCGGGGCCCCGCTGGTGATCCGCGGTCCCGCCGACGGATCGGCGCGCCTCGTCGGCTCGGTGCGTCTCGCGCCGGTCCCGCTCGATCCGGCCTTGGCCGCCCGCCTGCCGGCGGCAGCGCGAGGCAAGGTGCGGGCCTACGCCCTGCCTCCCGCCCTGCGGCAGGCGCCGCGGATCCAGGCGCCGATCGTCCTCAACGGTCCGCCCTCGCCCCCGGCCTTCGAGGTCTTCGACGACGCGGGCGCGATGCATCCGGCGCGCTGGCCGGCGGAGGGATACGCCAAAGCCGAGGACGGCGATGGATCGGCCTTCACCCTGGCGGACCTGCCGCCGAACGCCCTGCGGGACGAGCCCGACCTGTGGGCCGAGGGGTACTGGCGCTGGGGCTGGCTGTTCGAGGCGCTGCCGGTGGTGCGGACGGCGCGGCAGGGGAACGGCACCCGCCTCACCCTCGACCGCACGCCCTACGAGGGCATCCGCGCCGGCGCGCCGATCCGCCTCGTCCACCTGCTGGCCGGCCTCGACCGGCCAGGCACCTGGTGGCGCGACCGCCGGAGCGGGACCCTGCTCGCCTGGCCGCGGGGCGGCGAGGCGGTCGAGGTGTCGGTCGCCGAGACGCTGCTCGCGATCGAGGGCGCGTCGCACCTGCGGATCGAGTCCCTGCGCCTCGCCATGGCCCGCGGCGACCTCGTCGGCGTGCGCGGCGGGCGCGACGTGACGATCGCCGACAGCGTGCTCTCCCTCGCCGGCGGGCGCGGGGCGGTGTTCACGGGCGCGGCCGAGAGCGGGATCCTGCGCTGCAACCTCGCCGGGACCGGCGCCGAGGCGGTAATCCTGACGGGGGGCGACCGCCGCACGCTCACCCCCGGCGGCCTGTTCCTGCGCGACAGCCGCCTCACGGCCTATGCCCGCCGCGAGCCGACGCAGCACCCGGCGGTCGCCCTCGACGGCGTTGGGGCCGAGGTCGCCGGCAACGTCATCCACGACTCGCCGGCCTACGCGGTCCACATCCGCGGCAACGATCACCGCGTGACGGGCAACGAGATCGCGAATTTGCTCGCCGGGGCGACCGACACCGGCGCGATCTATTCCGGACGCGACTGGACCGCCCGGGGCAGCGTGATCGCCGGCAACTTCCTGCACGACATCCGGGGCGGCCCCGACACCGAGGTGAAGGGCGTCTACCTCGACGACATGGCGAGCGGCTTCACCGTCACCGGCAACCTGTTCCTGCGGGTCGACCAGCCGGTCTTCCTCGGCGGCGGGCGCGACAATACTGTCGAGGGCAACGTCTTCGTCGCGTCGAGCCCGGCGGTCCACGTCGATTCCCGCGGGCAGACCTGGGCCAGGGACGCGGTGAGCAACCCGCAATCGGAATTGCGGGCGGCCTACGCGGCGATGCCGGTGGAATCGCCCGTCTGGCGGGCCCGCTATCCCCGGCTCCCCGGCCTGCTCTACGACCGCCCGGCGGTCGCGACCGGCAACGTCATCGCCGGCAACCTCCTGGCCTTGAGCGACCCGCCCCGCTTCACCGACGGCGGCCAGGCCGCCGAGCAGGACGTCGCCCGCAATCGCGGTCCGGCGAAGGCCCGCGTCGATCTGGAGACCCTGGCGCGGACCTCGAGCGACCCGGCGGATTTCGCCGGGCTCGCCGAGGGGACGGGCGTCAGGCTGCCGACGATCCCGTCCGCCCGGATGCGCCGGTCGTCGACGGCCGGGGCACCTTTCGGGCATTGA
- a CDS encoding WecB/TagA/CpsF family glycosyltransferase: protein MAHDPLVPSFTIGGVPVSATDMAGLAEAVRRRLAEGPAQPGTFVVFRDAHGVVRAQKDAALRAAHHDALLVVADGRPLSWIGRWRGLDPVRQVPGIEAVEALCRAGADQGWRHYFLGGDKGVADLLATTMRARVPGLQVAGVETPPFRPLDAAETEAMRARIRASGAQIVWVGLGTPKQELFMAAHAPHLPGTIAMGVGAAFDVATGRIPRAPRRLQVAGLEWAYRLAREPRRLWRRYLDTIPRFLLIAARDFLNARKVPRPSTTGASGRTGSSAA from the coding sequence GTGGCACACGATCCCCTCGTCCCTTCGTTCACGATCGGCGGCGTTCCGGTCTCGGCCACCGACATGGCGGGGCTCGCCGAGGCGGTCCGGCGCAGGTTGGCCGAAGGGCCGGCGCAGCCCGGCACCTTCGTGGTGTTCCGCGACGCCCACGGCGTGGTGCGGGCACAGAAGGACGCCGCCTTGCGCGCCGCCCACCACGACGCCCTGCTGGTCGTCGCCGACGGCCGCCCCTTGAGCTGGATCGGCCGCTGGCGCGGCCTCGACCCGGTGCGGCAGGTGCCGGGGATCGAAGCGGTCGAGGCCCTGTGCCGGGCCGGCGCGGATCAGGGCTGGCGCCACTACTTCCTCGGCGGAGACAAGGGCGTCGCGGACCTGCTCGCCACGACGATGCGCGCCCGGGTGCCCGGCCTGCAGGTCGCCGGCGTCGAGACGCCGCCCTTCCGCCCGCTCGACGCCGCAGAGACAGAGGCGATGCGCGCACGCATCCGCGCCTCCGGCGCGCAGATCGTCTGGGTCGGCCTCGGCACGCCCAAGCAGGAATTGTTCATGGCGGCCCACGCCCCGCACCTGCCGGGCACGATCGCCATGGGAGTCGGCGCCGCCTTCGACGTCGCGACGGGGCGCATCCCACGGGCGCCGCGTAGGCTCCAGGTCGCCGGGCTCGAATGGGCCTACCGCCTCGCCCGCGAGCCGCGGCGCCTGTGGCGGCGCTATCTCGACACGATCCCGCGCTTCCTCCTGATCGCGGCGCGGGATTTCCTCAATGCCCGAAAGGTGCCCCGGCCGTCGACGACCGGCGCATCCGGGCGGACGGGATCGTCGGCAGCCTGA
- a CDS encoding glycosyltransferase, with protein MSAGNRPLRVLLAHNRYQVRGGEDAAVARDLAALERAGCAVEAVFLDNEAIASGPARLRAAIAATHAPEGIARVMAALRRFAPDVVHVHNFFPLLSPGIHAAARAAGCATVQTLHNYRLICANAFLMRDGVPCELCVTGSPYQAVRFACYRGSRTGTLAVARMIDHHRRAGTWRRDVDRFVALTPFARGRFAAAGLPEEKIRIRPNGLPDPGPPAEGPRQGLLFVGRLSPEKGVHVLAEAAARANVRVTVIGEGPLAGALAGHPGLDLRGALPPDAVQAAMARAAAVVVPSLWYEGLPMVVAEAFATGTPVVASRIGALAGLIAEGATGLLAEPGDAADLARALSRIAGDPAGAAAMGREARAVYEREWREDVTTRALLDIYRDAVAARAADAPLARTGT; from the coding sequence ATGAGCGCCGGCAACAGGCCCCTGCGGGTCCTCCTCGCCCATAACCGCTACCAGGTCCGCGGCGGCGAGGATGCGGCGGTGGCCCGCGATCTCGCGGCCCTCGAACGGGCGGGCTGCGCGGTCGAGGCGGTCTTCCTCGACAACGAGGCGATCGCCTCCGGTCCCGCCCGGCTGCGGGCGGCGATCGCCGCGACGCACGCGCCCGAGGGCATCGCCCGGGTGATGGCGGCCCTGCGCCGCTTCGCGCCGGACGTGGTCCACGTCCACAACTTCTTCCCGCTCCTCTCGCCGGGCATCCACGCCGCGGCGCGGGCGGCCGGCTGCGCCACGGTGCAGACTCTGCACAATTACCGCCTGATCTGCGCCAACGCCTTCCTGATGCGCGACGGCGTGCCGTGCGAGCTCTGCGTCACCGGCTCGCCTTATCAGGCGGTGCGGTTCGCCTGCTACCGCGGCTCGCGGACCGGCACGCTCGCGGTCGCCCGGATGATCGACCACCACCGCCGGGCCGGGACCTGGCGGCGGGACGTCGACCGGTTCGTGGCGCTCACCCCCTTCGCCCGCGGGCGCTTCGCCGCGGCGGGCTTGCCGGAGGAGAAGATCCGCATCCGCCCGAACGGGCTGCCCGATCCGGGACCGCCCGCGGAGGGCCCGCGCCAGGGCCTGCTCTTCGTCGGCCGGCTCAGCCCCGAGAAGGGCGTTCACGTCCTCGCCGAGGCCGCCGCCCGGGCGAACGTGCGGGTCACGGTGATCGGCGAGGGACCGCTCGCGGGGGCGCTCGCCGGGCATCCGGGTCTCGATCTGAGGGGCGCCCTTCCGCCGGACGCGGTCCAGGCCGCGATGGCGCGGGCCGCCGCGGTCGTCGTGCCGTCGCTCTGGTACGAGGGCCTGCCGATGGTGGTGGCGGAGGCCTTCGCGACCGGCACCCCGGTCGTCGCCTCTCGCATCGGGGCGCTGGCGGGCCTGATCGCCGAGGGCGCGACGGGGCTCCTCGCCGAGCCGGGCGACGCCGCCGACCTCGCGCGCGCCCTCTCGCGCATCGCGGGCGACCCCGCGGGGGCCGCCGCCATGGGGCGGGAGGCCCGCGCCGTCTACGAGCGCGAGTGGCGCGAGGACGTCACCACCCGCGCCCTCCTCGACATCTACCGGGACGCCGTCGCCGCGCGAGCGGCGGACGCACCCCTCGCCAGAACGGGAACCTGA
- a CDS encoding Gfo/Idh/MocA family oxidoreductase encodes MPQPDQPLALGIIGAGIMGERMLDAIAGQDPAPVRVAALWDPDPAARARIAARFPSLPVVPDAAAVVAASACVYIASPPASHLGHARAALAQGRSVFCEKPLAVDLAEARAFVAAAGPRGAVNFPFASSLGVATLAQWIAEGAVGTPRRLTIEVAFARWPRGWQADAAGWLDAPQEGGFTREVVSHFLFLSRRLLGPLDGLRAQARFPEAGRSERAVDATFRAGAVPVVLRGRVGETALDDHNTWTLEGEAGTIRLRDWAVAERQGPDGGFAPAPDAIPNERARPIALRRQLEGVVRMTRGEPHALATLAEALEVQEVVEAILAGR; translated from the coding sequence ATGCCTCAGCCCGACCAACCCCTCGCCCTCGGCATCATCGGCGCCGGCATCATGGGCGAGCGCATGCTCGACGCCATAGCGGGGCAGGACCCGGCCCCGGTCCGCGTCGCGGCCCTGTGGGATCCGGACCCGGCGGCGCGGGCGCGCATCGCCGCGCGCTTTCCCTCCCTGCCCGTGGTGCCGGACGCCGCCGCGGTCGTAGCGGCGAGCGCCTGCGTCTACATCGCCTCCCCGCCCGCCTCGCATCTCGGCCACGCCCGGGCGGCGCTGGCCCAGGGCCGGAGCGTGTTCTGCGAGAAGCCGCTGGCCGTCGACCTCGCCGAGGCGCGCGCCTTCGTGGCGGCGGCCGGCCCCCGCGGGGCGGTGAACTTCCCGTTCGCCTCCTCCCTCGGGGTCGCCACCCTGGCGCAGTGGATCGCCGAGGGCGCGGTCGGCACGCCGCGGCGCCTCACGATCGAGGTCGCCTTCGCGCGCTGGCCGCGGGGATGGCAGGCCGACGCCGCGGGCTGGCTCGACGCGCCGCAGGAGGGCGGCTTCACCCGCGAGGTGGTCTCGCACTTCCTGTTCCTCAGCCGCCGCCTGCTCGGGCCCCTGGACGGGCTGCGGGCGCAGGCCCGGTTCCCGGAAGCCGGCCGGTCGGAGCGGGCGGTCGATGCCACGTTCCGGGCCGGTGCCGTGCCGGTGGTTTTGCGCGGCCGGGTCGGCGAGACGGCGCTCGACGACCACAACACCTGGACGCTGGAGGGCGAGGCCGGCACAATCCGCCTGCGCGACTGGGCGGTCGCCGAGCGCCAGGGACCGGACGGCGGCTTCGCGCCCGCCCCCGACGCGATCCCGAACGAGCGCGCCCGCCCGATCGCCCTGCGACGCCAGCTCGAGGGCGTGGTGCGGATGACCCGCGGCGAGCCCCACGCCCTCGCTACCCTGGCGGAGGCGCTGGAGGTGCAGGAGGTGGTCGAGGCCATCCTCGCCGGCCGCTGA
- a CDS encoding DMT family transporter has product MPALIALIAILAGALNTVQAGANATLNKALGQPVLVALTVSVANAVVYLAAAPFVGLGWPGAGRLAQAPWWAWLGGAMGGAYVLAMTVFAGRLGAATFAGFTVTAGLVTSVLLDHFGWVGFAQHPAGSGRILGCGLMIAGVALIALN; this is encoded by the coding sequence ATGCCAGCCCTCATCGCCCTGATCGCCATCCTCGCCGGCGCCCTCAACACCGTCCAGGCGGGGGCGAACGCGACGCTCAACAAGGCGCTCGGCCAGCCGGTGCTGGTCGCCCTCACGGTCTCGGTCGCCAATGCGGTGGTCTATCTCGCCGCCGCGCCGTTCGTCGGGCTCGGCTGGCCCGGGGCGGGACGGCTCGCCCAGGCCCCGTGGTGGGCCTGGCTCGGCGGCGCGATGGGCGGCGCCTACGTGCTGGCGATGACGGTCTTCGCCGGGCGGCTCGGGGCCGCCACCTTCGCGGGCTTCACGGTCACCGCCGGCCTCGTCACCTCGGTGCTGCTCGACCATTTCGGCTGGGTCGGCTTCGCCCAGCACCCGGCCGGGTCCGGGCGCATCCTCGGCTGCGGGCTGATGATCGCCGGAGTCGCGCTGATCGCGCTGAACTGA